In one window of Branchiostoma lanceolatum isolate klBraLanc5 chromosome 15, klBraLanc5.hap2, whole genome shotgun sequence DNA:
- the LOC136449270 gene encoding CD63 antigen-like, with the protein MAKEPLTRYKPHNPGYMGCLQILLLSTNLMYMVGGALLIVATVSAHLRFEECLEEKSDNNDSVDFISLQYTCFIVGVLIFVTGTVGCFAAWKESYYISLAYCFLIGFLFILTSAAVTTLLALHLLQTTYRNLDTLLKYTMTAKGKQGILIDIIQNRFECCGVHGYSDWFGHNRTVSLGPKAVPPSCCKNDSFHLTFARLSKLCEHEKLDIAFGTESQDCGAGLDTLAIAKGKIDTQGCVQAVNDVVMKHILQLELAVAILALLEMLGLLYSCCFMRETRRKQHEQYLAERKYRRLPSHYSDNVIID; encoded by the exons ATGGCGAAAGAGCCGCTTACCAGGTACAAGCCTCACAACCCGGGCTACATGGGCTGTCTACAGATACTTCTGCTGTCCACCAACCTCATGTACATG GTCGGCGGGGCTCTGCTGATTGTTGCCACCGTCTCTGCTCATCTGAGGTTCGAGGAGTGCCTTGAGGAGAAATCAGACAACAATGACAGCGTCGACTTCATCTCCCTCCAGTACACCTGTTTCATCGTGGGGGTTCTGATATTCGTCACGGGAACAGTCGGCTGCTTCGCCGCTTGGAAGGAGAGCTACTATATATCCTTGGCG TATTGTTTCTTAATCGGATTCCTCTTCATCCTGACGAGCGCCGCAGTCACCACACTTCTGGCCTTGCACCTGTTGCAAACG ACATACAGGAACTTGGACACTTTACTGAAGTACACCATGACAGCAAAAGGAAAACAGGGGATTCTAATTGACATCATTCAAAACCGG TTCGAGTGTTGCGGCGTGCATGGATATTCAGACTGGTTCGGCCATAATAGAACAGTGTCTCTCGGCCCCAAAGCTGTGCCGCCATCTTGCTGTAAAAACGACAGCTTTCACCTCACCTTTGCCAG GCTTTCCAAACTCTGTGAACATGAAAAATTGGACATCGCGTTTGGAACAGAATCGCAAGACTGCGGAGCGGGTCTGGACACCCTGGCCATCGCTAAAGGGAAGATTGACACACAG GGTTGCGTGCAGGCCGTTAACGATGTCGTCATGAAGCACATCCTTCAGTTGGAGCTGGCAGTGGCAATACTGGCGTTGTTGGAG ATGTTGGGACTTCTGTACTCGTGCTGCTTCATGCGAGAAACTAGGAGAAAACAACACGAACAGTACCTGGCCGAGCGGAAGTACAGGAGATTACCATCACATTATAGTGACAATGTAATTATCGATTAG